The following are encoded together in the Citrobacter arsenatis genome:
- a CDS encoding SDR family NAD(P)-dependent oxidoreductase: protein MTQRIALVTGGGRGLGKNAALKLASKGIGIILTWNSNEKEAQQVVDEIRQSGGKAAALSLNVGDISTFPQFVKQVQETLRTHWQSDTFDYLLNNAGIGINAPYPAFTEAQFDQLLNIHFKGPFFLTQNLLPLINCGGRILNVSTGLARFALPGYSAYAAMKGAMEVLTRYQAKELGERGITANIIAPGAIETDFSGGNVRDNAQLNAYIASQTALGRVGLPDDIGDAIAALLSDELAWMTAQRIEVSGGMFL from the coding sequence ATGACGCAACGTATCGCATTGGTGACCGGCGGCGGCCGTGGACTCGGTAAAAACGCGGCGCTGAAGCTGGCGAGTAAAGGAATTGGTATTATCCTGACATGGAACAGCAATGAAAAAGAAGCGCAGCAGGTTGTGGATGAAATACGCCAATCTGGCGGTAAAGCTGCGGCATTATCGTTGAATGTCGGCGATATTTCGACCTTCCCACAATTTGTTAAACAGGTGCAGGAAACCCTACGGACGCACTGGCAAAGCGACACCTTTGATTATTTATTGAACAATGCCGGAATTGGCATTAACGCACCGTATCCGGCGTTCACCGAAGCGCAATTTGACCAGCTTTTAAACATCCATTTTAAAGGACCTTTTTTCCTGACGCAGAACCTGTTGCCGCTGATCAACTGCGGTGGGCGGATCCTTAATGTCTCGACCGGGCTGGCGCGCTTTGCGCTGCCGGGTTACAGCGCTTATGCTGCCATGAAAGGCGCGATGGAGGTGTTAACCCGTTATCAGGCAAAAGAGCTGGGAGAACGGGGCATTACGGCGAATATTATTGCGCCTGGCGCGATAGAGACGGATTTTAGCGGCGGAAATGTGCGGGATAACGCGCAATTGAATGCGTACATTGCATCGCAGACGGCGCTGGGGCGCGTTGGGTTACCGGACGATATTGGCGACGCCATTGCCGCGTTGCTGAGCGATGAACTGGCCTGGATGACGGCGCAGCGTATCGAAGTATCAGGTGGGATGTTCCTCTAA
- a CDS encoding MFS transporter, whose product MQATATTLDSEQEHTPVNSRNKVVVASLIGTAIEFFDFYIYATAAVIVFPHIFFPQGDPTAATLQSLATFAIAFVARPIGSAVFGHFGDRVGRKVTLVASLLTMGISTVVIGLLPGYETIGIFAPLLLALARFGQGLGLGGEWGGAALLATENAPPRKRALYGSFPQLGAPIGFFFANGTFLLLSWLLTDEQFMSWGWRVPFIFSAVLVIIGLYVRVSLHESPVFAKVAAAKKQVKIPLGTLLTKHVRVTILGTFIMLATYTLFYIMTVYSMTFSTAAAPVGLGLPRNEVLWMLMMAVIGFGVMVPVAGLLADAFGRRKSMLIITTLIILFALFAFKPLLGSGNPVLVFAFLLLGLSLMGLTFGPMGALLPELFPTEVRYTGASFSYNVSSILGASVAPYIAAWLQANYGLAAVGTYLASMAALTLIALLLTHETRHQSL is encoded by the coding sequence ATGCAAGCAACAGCCACAACGCTCGACAGCGAACAGGAACACACCCCGGTCAACTCGCGCAATAAAGTTGTCGTCGCTTCACTCATTGGCACCGCCATTGAGTTCTTCGACTTCTATATCTACGCTACCGCCGCGGTGATCGTGTTCCCGCATATCTTCTTCCCGCAGGGGGATCCGACCGCGGCTACGCTGCAGTCCCTCGCCACCTTTGCTATCGCCTTTGTGGCGCGACCAATCGGTTCCGCTGTGTTCGGCCATTTTGGCGATCGCGTAGGGCGTAAAGTCACGCTGGTTGCTTCACTGCTCACCATGGGAATCTCGACGGTTGTCATTGGCCTGCTGCCGGGCTATGAAACTATCGGCATTTTCGCCCCGCTGCTGCTGGCGCTGGCGCGTTTTGGTCAGGGTTTGGGTCTGGGCGGTGAATGGGGCGGCGCGGCGTTGCTGGCGACAGAAAATGCGCCACCGCGTAAACGTGCACTGTACGGATCATTCCCGCAGTTGGGCGCGCCTATCGGCTTCTTCTTCGCCAACGGCACTTTCCTGCTGCTCTCCTGGCTGCTGACCGACGAGCAGTTTATGAGTTGGGGCTGGCGCGTACCGTTCATCTTCTCTGCGGTGCTGGTAATTATCGGTCTGTACGTTCGCGTTTCGTTGCATGAATCTCCGGTCTTCGCCAAAGTGGCGGCGGCGAAAAAACAGGTGAAAATTCCGCTGGGTACCCTGCTGACAAAACATGTCCGCGTGACGATCCTCGGCACATTTATCATGCTGGCGACCTATACGCTGTTCTATATCATGACCGTTTATTCGATGACGTTCAGCACCGCTGCAGCGCCCGTAGGACTTGGCCTGCCGCGTAATGAAGTGTTGTGGATGCTGATGATGGCGGTTATTGGCTTTGGCGTCATGGTGCCGGTGGCGGGCCTGCTGGCCGATGCGTTTGGTCGTCGCAAGAGCATGCTTATCATCACCACGCTTATCATTCTGTTTGCGCTGTTTGCCTTTAAACCGCTGCTCGGCTCTGGCAACCCGGTGTTGGTGTTCGCCTTCCTGCTGCTGGGCTTAAGCCTGATGGGTCTGACATTTGGTCCGATGGGCGCGCTGCTGCCGGAGCTGTTCCCGACCGAAGTGCGCTACACAGGGGCGTCGTTCTCATACAACGTTTCATCGATTCTGGGTGCTTCCGTTGCCCCTTACATTGCCGCATGGCTGCAGGCAAATTACGGTCTGGCGGCGGTCGGTACGTATCTGGCGTCAATGGCGGCGCTAACGCTGATTGCGCTGCTGTTAACCCACGAAACCCGCCATCAGTCGTTGTGA
- a CDS encoding LysR family transcriptional regulator, with protein sequence MDKIHAMQLFIRVAELESFSRAADTLGLPKGSVSRQIQALENHLGTQLLHRTTRRVQLTQDGMIYYERAKDLLSNLDELDGLFHHDPASISGKLRVDMPVGVARNLVMPRLPTFLHQYPGLELELSSSDRLVDLIREGFDCVVRVGTLKDSGLIARPLGKLTQINCASPQYLARFGYPESLEDLASHAVVHYAVNLGTRAQGFEVATDNGTQWVKTGGMLTVNSTETYHAACLAGLGIIQVPRVGVRDALRAGTLVEVLPQYRAEPLPVSLLYPHRRNLSRRVHLFMEWLTGVMKDYVD encoded by the coding sequence ATGGATAAAATTCACGCAATGCAGTTGTTCATCCGCGTGGCAGAACTGGAGAGCTTTTCGCGCGCGGCAGACACCCTCGGGCTTCCTAAAGGTAGCGTATCGCGCCAAATCCAGGCCCTGGAAAATCACCTGGGCACACAGTTGTTGCACCGTACTACCCGCCGCGTTCAGCTCACGCAAGACGGCATGATCTACTACGAACGCGCGAAAGATCTGTTGAGCAATCTGGATGAACTGGATGGGCTATTTCATCACGATCCGGCCAGCATCAGCGGTAAGCTGCGCGTTGATATGCCGGTTGGCGTCGCGAGGAATCTGGTGATGCCCCGCTTACCCACCTTCTTGCATCAGTATCCTGGACTGGAACTCGAGCTCAGCAGTAGCGACCGACTGGTGGACCTGATCCGCGAAGGTTTCGACTGTGTAGTACGCGTGGGTACGCTGAAAGATTCAGGGCTGATTGCGCGCCCGCTGGGAAAACTCACGCAAATCAACTGCGCCAGCCCGCAATACCTCGCCCGCTTTGGTTATCCAGAAAGCCTGGAGGATTTAGCCTCGCATGCGGTAGTGCACTACGCGGTCAATTTGGGAACGCGTGCGCAAGGTTTCGAAGTGGCGACAGACAACGGCACACAATGGGTTAAAACCGGCGGCATGCTGACGGTGAACAGTACCGAAACGTATCATGCGGCATGTCTGGCCGGTCTGGGCATTATTCAGGTGCCGCGCGTTGGCGTGCGTGATGCCCTGCGCGCCGGGACGCTGGTCGAAGTATTGCCGCAATATCGCGCCGAGCCATTACCGGTTTCATTGCTCTATCCGCATCGCCGCAACCTCTCCCGCCGGGTACATCTGTTTATGGAATGGCTGACCGGCGTGATGAAAGACTACGTGGACTGA
- the yhjD gene encoding inner membrane protein YhjD, translated as MTQEKEIKRPIQELEHAPIPKIETLERKKTETYGSTNQALKTALTLAEKIQRQPIIAHLIRAAERFNDRMGNQFGAAITYFSFLSMIPILMVSFAAAGFILASHPTLLQDIFGKILLNVSDPTLASTLKNTINTAVQQRTTVGLVGLGIALYSGINWMGNLREAIRAQSRDVWERTPQDQEKIWVKYLRDFVSLIGLLIALIITLSITSIAGSAQQMIISALYLDGIEWLKPAWRLIGLTISIFANYLLFFWIFWRLPRHRPRKKALIRGTFIAALGFEVIKMIMTYTLPSLVQSPSGAAFGSVLGLMAFFYFFARLTLFCAAWIATAEYKDDPRMPGKTQ; from the coding sequence ATGACGCAGGAAAAAGAGATTAAACGCCCCATTCAGGAACTTGAGCACGCGCCGATCCCGAAAATTGAGACCCTGGAGCGAAAAAAAACAGAAACCTACGGTTCGACCAACCAGGCGTTGAAAACCGCCCTGACCCTGGCTGAAAAAATTCAACGCCAGCCCATCATCGCCCATCTTATTCGCGCCGCAGAGCGTTTTAACGATCGTATGGGAAATCAGTTTGGCGCCGCCATTACCTACTTCTCGTTTCTGTCGATGATCCCTATTCTGATGGTGTCATTTGCCGCTGCGGGTTTTATTCTCGCCTCGCACCCTACGCTGTTACAGGATATCTTCGGCAAAATTCTGCTCAACGTCAGCGATCCGACGCTCGCTTCCACGCTGAAAAACACGATCAATACCGCCGTTCAGCAACGTACCACCGTCGGTCTGGTGGGGCTTGGCATCGCACTCTATTCCGGTATTAACTGGATGGGAAACCTGCGCGAAGCGATTCGTGCCCAGTCGCGGGATGTTTGGGAGCGTACCCCACAGGACCAGGAAAAAATTTGGGTCAAATATCTGCGTGATTTTGTCTCACTGATTGGCTTGCTGATTGCGCTGATTATTACCCTGTCTATTACCTCCATTGCCGGTTCCGCCCAGCAGATGATTATCTCTGCGCTGTATCTCGATGGTATCGAATGGCTGAAACCCGCCTGGCGCCTGATCGGCCTGACCATCTCCATTTTCGCCAATTATTTGTTGTTCTTCTGGATTTTCTGGCGACTACCGCGCCACCGACCGCGTAAGAAAGCGCTTATTCGCGGCACGTTTATTGCGGCGCTGGGATTTGAAGTCATCAAAATGATCATGACGTACACTCTGCCGTCGCTGGTGCAATCACCGTCAGGCGCGGCATTTGGTTCCGTGCTTGGACTGATGGCATTTTTCTACTTCTTCGCCCGCCTGACCCTGTTTTGCGCTGCCTGGATCGCCACAGCGGAATACAAAGACGACCCGCGTATGCCGGGGAAAACGCAATAA